The Paracoccus sediminicola genome has a segment encoding these proteins:
- a CDS encoding glycosyltransferase has translation MTDSEESAAGRAGAANLASAELASLPPHEAVRPDICVLIPVFKDQQGLTETLDVLAGIEFPFDIVVVDDGSPEPMNAADHAGAHEVTLQRLDRNQGIENALNAGIETIFARGYRYISRLDCGDLPLPGRFEKQFAFMEENPDIGMVGTWARCVNDDGEYLFTLRFPTDPAKMLRRQRYVPALLHPTIMIRTEALREIGPYSDRYRTAEDYDLFVRMAKRHGIANIPEVLTQYIVSETGTTAAKRKRNLVSRLRVQRDNFGWTDPHSYLGIARTLAFMAIPFDWLTSIKKKVWR, from the coding sequence ATGACCGACAGCGAGGAAAGCGCCGCGGGCAGGGCAGGCGCCGCCAATCTGGCGAGCGCCGAACTCGCCTCGCTGCCCCCCCACGAGGCTGTGCGTCCCGATATCTGCGTGCTGATCCCCGTGTTCAAGGATCAGCAAGGGCTGACCGAGACCCTCGATGTGCTGGCAGGGATCGAATTTCCCTTTGACATCGTGGTTGTCGATGACGGCTCGCCCGAGCCAATGAACGCGGCCGATCACGCCGGGGCGCATGAGGTGACCTTGCAGCGGCTGGATCGTAATCAGGGTATCGAGAATGCGCTTAATGCCGGGATCGAGACGATTTTCGCGCGCGGCTACCGTTATATCTCGCGGCTCGATTGCGGCGACCTGCCCCTGCCGGGCCGGTTTGAAAAGCAGTTCGCCTTCATGGAAGAAAATCCCGATATCGGCATGGTCGGAACCTGGGCGCGCTGCGTGAATGACGATGGTGAATATCTGTTCACGCTGCGCTTTCCGACCGATCCGGCCAAGATGCTTCGGCGCCAGCGCTACGTGCCCGCACTTCTGCACCCGACGATCATGATCCGCACCGAGGCGCTGCGCGAGATCGGACCCTATTCCGACCGGTATCGCACCGCCGAGGATTACGATCTTTTCGTGCGCATGGCCAAGCGCCACGGCATCGCCAATATTCCCGAGGTGCTGACCCAGTATATCGTCAGCGAAACCGGGACCACGGCGGCCAAGCGCAAGCGCAACCTGGTCTCGCGTCTGCGGGTGCAGCGGGACAATTTCGGCTGGACCGATCCGCATAGCTATCTGGGTATCGCGCGCACGCTGGCCTTC